From one Eucalyptus grandis isolate ANBG69807.140 chromosome 9, ASM1654582v1, whole genome shotgun sequence genomic stretch:
- the LOC104418242 gene encoding trafficking protein particle complex subunit 12 has translation MEEPPTSPPPPPPPPIGDPLTNPSASFSSLDDLAHELASLEDLASRGSWRSVLDKVARARSLSLLRHPHDHLAYLSYNALALAKLRRFADASAELESLQDLESPEYKYESYPQIYPGRSGSMVPFCLRWLNCVIPIKLGSRQEGLDRFYALLDFVRGKLEERRNKGSSEEDESVRAWRRREVLVMNSIVGNHLSYKEFSVCLDLIRDMFRRGYSEDPVLVSRLGYIQMQIGDLEGAKSSFKQIEGMASEGKGRGSLSEVELKNLVNRNKAMLYLVGKDYVSAVREYEECIERDDSDVVAINNKALCLMYLRDLSDSIKVLENALERVPTFALNESVVVNLCSMYELAYVNHSDIKKTLSTWIARVAPDDFDSSCTRI, from the coding sequence ATGGAAGAACCTCcgacctcgccgccgccgccgccgccgcccccgatCGGCGACCCGTTGACCAACCCGTCCGCCTCCTTCTCGTCCCTGGACGACCTCGCCCACGAGCTCGCGTCCCTCGAGGACCTCGCCAGCCGCGGCTCATGGCGATCCGTCCTCGACAAGGTCGCCCGCGCCCggtccctctccctcctccgccACCCCCACGACCACCTCGCCTACCTCTCCTACaacgccctcgccctcgccaagCTCCGCCGCTTCGCCGACGCCTCCGCCGAGCTCGAGTCCCTCCAGGATCTCGAGTCCCCCGAGTACAAGTACGAGTCCTACCCACAAATCTACCCGGGCCGGTCCGGCTCGATGGTGCCCTTCTGCCTCCGGTGGCTGAACTGCGTGATCCCGATCAAGTTGGGCAGCCGCCAGGAGGGGTTGGATCGGTTCTACGCGCTTCTGGATTTCGTCAGAGGGAAATTGGAGGAGAGAAGGAACAAGGGTTCGTCCGAGGAGGACGAGTCGGTGAGGGcttggaggaggagggaggttTTGGTGATGAATAGCATTGTGGGTAATCATTTGAGTTATAAGGAGTTCAGTGTGTGCTTGGATTTGATCAGGGATATGTTCAGGAGGGGTTATTCGGAGGACCCGGTTCTGGTGTCGAGGTTGGGGtatattcagatgcagatcgGGGATCTGGAGGGCGCGAAGAGCTCGTTTAAGCAGATCGAGGGGATGGCGAGCGAAGGGAAGGGTCGTGGGTCACTGAGTGAGGTTGAGCTGAAGAATCTTGTGAATAGAAATAAGGCCATGTTGTATTTGGTGGGGAAGGATTATGTGTCGGCTGTGAGGGAGTATGAGGAGTGTATTGAAAGAGATGATTCGGATGTGGTGGCGATCAACAATAAGGCGCTTTGTTTGATGTATTTGAGGGACTTGTCGGATTCAATTAAGGTGTTGGAGAACGCGCTTGAAAGGGTTCCTACCTTTGCCTTGAATGAGTCTGTGGTGGTGAATCTGTGTAGTATGTATGAGTTGGCATATGTCAATCATTCGGATATTAAGAAGACTTTGAGCACTTGGATTGCGCGAGTGGCTCCAGATGATTTTGATTCATCGTGTACCAGGATTTGA